In a genomic window of Streptomyces koelreuteriae:
- a CDS encoding alpha-(1->3)-arabinofuranosyltransferase has product MTTTVQAPPPTATAAGPPEGPRSRRWLLGFWAVVFVLFLAVQPGRQTFDTKLGVTVDPGQFLADLGQLWHDRAGFGGIQDQYVGYLWPMLPFYWLCDLVQLPVWLAERLWMSVVVSVAFWGALRLAERLRVGSGTSRLLGAVAYALWPVFTTVIGSTSAAALPGAFLPWVLLPLTNERYAARVAALRSALLVPFMGGVNASATLASLLPVGLYLLSRPPGPRQRKLIAWWAPAVIVVTAWWWVPLLLLGVYGENFLPYIETAQTTTDTMSATEALRGAGNWVAYLHFGEAWLPAGWAVASSVLVIVSSALAAGLGLAGLARRDVPERRWLVLTVLVAALVLLAGYGGAFGAPFHGVVQGWLDGWLSPFRNIYKFQAGMALALVLGLVHLVGVAAEPRGARRVRGRRLAPLIAAVLVLPGLLLPYLNGSILNQGSFQKLPTYWQATADWLEKYSPDSRALVVPATAHGMYTWGSPIDQPLDVLAESRWAQRDYVPFGTPGNRRAMDAVEQALLTGGEVPGLADYLSRAGLYYVVVRNDLDPDQIGAVPTATVKRTLEQSGYERVTGLGPVMTGGRIAQDAPLQVEGLYARQRAVEIYRPADADVLRPGQAGLAPVSDTAVVSGGPEALLPLASRLRGRASVLTGDNHPGLGTPAVQVVGDGMRRADTRFGLVNAGTSYTYTEDERNAPDAQQDPGEKPRQILPAEGTDHQTVAELRGAASVTASSYGNWLFHLPQYDPVNAFDGNPDTAWAEGAPDTPDGQWLRVGFTGPYDMPSSFKVTPLPQESVRAAATKVRVETEKGSKTSFLQPNGKTQRIKAPEGTSRWMKLTIVDSVERRAGLTGAGFSEIDLPDIQVTRLLKLPADADNATAAATVVSLHRAADPTGLSATGTEAGLHRRFTTPAAGTYEVKANAVPVPGEELDRLLYEVAPEQQTRIVATADSTASLGAGLTARNLTDGDLTTAWIAGDRPTIHLSWEGKQPVGEVVLAPAGGLSTRASQVSISSPDGATIAGVDENGWVRFPPITTDRLDITVTETAPLTLHNPVADEDLRLPVGLTEAYVPSLDQYRTPQPDGTRKFSLPCGKGPDVALDSELYRTSVKGTVRDLVERRGVEVTLCQEGRGDSEVRLPAGEHRLEGGDAGPLALTDVTLTRGTVPEAAAAGRELEIRDWLGDRREVTVGSGTASYLTTYENFNDGWKATLGGKELTPVRLDGWQQGWRVPAGAGGAVKLSYEPATTYDVGLIGSGAGIAVLLGLALWRRRAPNPDAPQPVPPLPGLWLGTVALTLVAVVIAGWFALLVPALALLASRRHALLVPIAFVALAGAGVLAAFGAGEPVGSGTGAFGHVAQLLALIGLFAGLVSLREPGKEEPA; this is encoded by the coding sequence ATGACAACCACGGTCCAGGCTCCTCCCCCCACCGCGACCGCGGCGGGTCCCCCCGAGGGCCCGCGGTCGCGACGCTGGCTGCTGGGTTTCTGGGCTGTGGTGTTCGTGTTGTTCCTCGCGGTGCAACCCGGGCGGCAGACCTTCGACACCAAGCTGGGCGTCACCGTCGACCCGGGGCAGTTCCTCGCAGATCTGGGCCAGTTGTGGCACGACCGGGCCGGGTTCGGCGGGATCCAGGACCAGTACGTCGGCTATCTCTGGCCGATGCTGCCGTTCTACTGGCTGTGCGACCTCGTACAGCTGCCGGTGTGGCTGGCGGAGCGGCTGTGGATGTCGGTCGTCGTGTCCGTCGCCTTCTGGGGTGCGCTGCGGCTGGCGGAACGGCTGCGGGTGGGCAGTGGGACGTCCCGGCTGCTGGGGGCCGTGGCGTACGCGCTGTGGCCGGTGTTCACGACGGTCATCGGGTCGACGTCGGCCGCCGCGCTGCCCGGCGCTTTCCTGCCGTGGGTGCTGCTGCCGCTGACGAACGAGCGGTACGCGGCCCGGGTCGCGGCGCTGCGGTCGGCGCTGCTCGTGCCGTTCATGGGCGGGGTGAACGCCTCGGCGACCCTGGCCTCGCTGCTGCCGGTCGGGCTGTATCTGCTGTCCCGGCCGCCCGGGCCCCGGCAGCGCAAGCTGATCGCCTGGTGGGCCCCGGCCGTGATCGTCGTGACGGCCTGGTGGTGGGTGCCGCTGCTGCTGCTCGGGGTCTACGGCGAGAACTTCCTGCCGTACATCGAGACGGCCCAGACCACGACGGACACCATGTCGGCGACCGAGGCGCTGCGCGGCGCCGGGAACTGGGTCGCCTATCTGCACTTCGGTGAGGCGTGGCTGCCCGCGGGGTGGGCCGTGGCCTCCTCGGTCCTCGTGATCGTGAGCTCGGCGCTGGCGGCCGGGCTGGGGCTCGCCGGACTCGCCCGGCGGGACGTGCCCGAGCGGCGCTGGCTGGTGCTGACCGTGCTGGTGGCGGCGCTGGTGCTGCTCGCCGGGTACGGCGGGGCGTTCGGGGCGCCGTTCCACGGGGTCGTGCAGGGCTGGCTGGACGGGTGGCTGTCGCCGTTCCGGAACATCTACAAGTTCCAGGCGGGCATGGCGCTGGCGCTCGTGCTGGGCCTGGTCCATCTGGTGGGTGTGGCAGCCGAGCCGCGCGGGGCCCGCCGGGTGCGCGGCCGGCGTCTCGCCCCGCTGATCGCGGCCGTGCTGGTCCTGCCGGGGCTGCTGCTGCCGTATCTCAACGGCTCGATCCTCAACCAGGGTTCCTTCCAGAAGCTGCCCACCTACTGGCAGGCCACGGCCGACTGGCTGGAGAAGTACTCCCCCGACTCCCGGGCCCTGGTCGTCCCGGCGACCGCGCACGGCATGTACACCTGGGGCTCCCCCATCGACCAGCCGCTCGACGTGCTCGCCGAGTCGCGCTGGGCGCAGCGCGACTACGTCCCGTTCGGCACGCCCGGCAACCGGCGCGCGATGGACGCTGTCGAGCAGGCGCTGCTGACGGGCGGCGAAGTCCCCGGTCTCGCGGACTACTTGAGCCGGGCGGGGCTGTACTACGTCGTCGTACGCAACGATCTCGATCCCGACCAGATCGGCGCGGTGCCGACCGCGACGGTGAAGCGGACGCTGGAGCAGTCCGGGTACGAGCGGGTGACGGGGCTCGGTCCGGTGATGACCGGCGGGCGGATCGCGCAGGACGCCCCGCTCCAGGTCGAGGGGCTGTACGCGCGGCAGCGGGCGGTGGAGATCTACCGGCCGGCCGACGCGGACGTGCTCCGGCCCGGGCAGGCGGGACTGGCCCCGGTCTCCGACACGGCCGTGGTGTCCGGCGGCCCGGAGGCGCTGCTGCCGCTGGCGTCCCGGCTGCGTGGGCGGGCGAGTGTCCTGACCGGCGACAACCATCCCGGGCTCGGCACCCCGGCCGTGCAGGTGGTGGGCGACGGGATGCGGCGTGCCGACACCCGGTTCGGCCTGGTCAACGCCGGTACGTCGTACACGTACACGGAGGACGAGCGCAACGCGCCCGACGCCCAGCAGGACCCGGGCGAGAAGCCGCGGCAGATCCTGCCCGCCGAGGGCACCGACCACCAGACCGTGGCCGAACTGCGCGGCGCCGCCTCGGTGACGGCGTCCTCGTACGGCAACTGGCTCTTCCATCTGCCGCAGTACGACCCGGTGAACGCCTTCGACGGCAACCCGGACACCGCCTGGGCGGAGGGCGCGCCGGACACCCCGGACGGGCAGTGGCTGCGGGTCGGCTTCACCGGCCCCTATGACATGCCGTCCTCCTTCAAGGTCACGCCGTTGCCGCAGGAGAGTGTGCGCGCGGCGGCCACGAAGGTACGGGTCGAGACGGAGAAGGGCTCGAAGACGAGCTTCCTCCAGCCGAACGGCAAGACGCAGCGGATCAAGGCGCCCGAGGGCACGAGCCGCTGGATGAAGCTGACGATCGTGGACTCTGTGGAGCGCCGGGCCGGTCTGACGGGCGCGGGCTTCTCCGAGATCGACCTGCCGGACATCCAGGTGACGCGGCTGCTGAAGCTGCCGGCCGACGCGGACAACGCCACCGCGGCCGCCACCGTCGTCTCCCTGCACCGCGCCGCCGACCCGACGGGCCTGTCCGCGACCGGCACGGAGGCCGGACTGCACCGCCGCTTCACCACACCGGCCGCCGGAACCTACGAGGTGAAGGCGAACGCGGTGCCGGTGCCGGGCGAGGAACTCGACCGGCTGCTCTACGAGGTCGCACCCGAGCAGCAGACCAGGATCGTCGCCACCGCCGACTCCACGGCGAGCCTCGGCGCGGGCCTGACGGCACGCAACCTCACCGACGGCGACCTCACGACGGCCTGGATCGCGGGCGACCGGCCGACGATCCACCTGAGCTGGGAGGGCAAGCAGCCGGTCGGCGAAGTCGTCCTGGCCCCCGCGGGCGGCCTGTCCACCCGCGCCTCCCAGGTGAGCATCAGCTCCCCCGACGGCGCGACGATCGCCGGCGTCGACGAGAACGGCTGGGTCCGCTTCCCGCCGATCACCACCGACCGGCTCGACATCACCGTCACCGAGACCGCCCCGCTGACCCTGCACAACCCGGTCGCCGACGAGGATCTGCGCCTCCCGGTGGGCCTGACGGAGGCGTACGTCCCCTCCCTCGACCAGTACCGCACCCCGCAGCCGGACGGCACCCGGAAGTTCTCCCTGCCGTGCGGCAAGGGCCCGGACGTGGCGCTGGACAGCGAGCTGTACCGGACGAGCGTGAAGGGGACGGTGCGGGATCTCGTGGAGCGGCGGGGCGTCGAGGTGACGCTCTGCCAGGAGGGCCGGGGCGACTCCGAGGTGCGGCTGCCCGCCGGCGAACACCGGCTGGAGGGCGGTGACGCGGGCCCGCTCGCCCTCACGGACGTGACCCTGACCCGCGGGACGGTTCCCGAGGCCGCGGCGGCCGGGCGTGAGCTGGAGATACGGGACTGGCTGGGCGACCGGCGCGAGGTCACGGTCGGCTCCGGCACGGCCTCGTACCTGACGACGTACGAGAACTTCAACGACGGCTGGAAGGCCACCCTGGGCGGCAAGGAGCTGACCCCGGTACGGCTGGACGGCTGGCAGCAGGGCTGGCGGGTCCCGGCCGGGGCGGGCGGCGCGGTCAAGCTGTCGTACGAACCGGCCACGACCTACGACGTCGGGCTGATCGGCAGCGGCGCCGGCATCGCGGTGCTGCTGGGCCTCGCCCTGTGGCGCCGCCGCGCCCCCAACCCCGACGCACCGCAGCCGGTTCCGCCGCTGCCCGGGCTGTGGCTCGGCACGGTGGCGCTGACGCTGGTCGCAGTGGTGATCGCGGGCTGGTTCGCGCTGCTGGTCCCGGCCCTGGCACTGCTGGCCTCGCGGCGGCACGCCCTGCTGGTGCCGATCGCGTTCGTCGCGCTGGCGGGAGCGGGTGTGCTTGCCGCGTTCGGGGCCGGGGAGCCGGTGGGGTCGGGCACGGGCGCGTTCGGGCATGTGGCCCAACTGCTGGCTTTGATCGGCCTGTTCGCGGGCCTGGTGAGCCTGCGAGAACCGGGGAAGGAAGAGCCCGCATGA
- a CDS encoding class I SAM-dependent methyltransferase yields the protein MKDPSFRRSVALFRAFLREQDDPEYCYSLLARDAADQVEAYDGPVAGRTVLDIGGGSGYFTEEFRRRGAQAYLFEPDMAELGEKPPGGAVVADGYLLPLRDGIADVTFSSNVLEHVADPETFLSELARVTRPGGLIYVSFTNWLSPWGGHEWAPWHYFGAERARARYLRRTGRPAKHTLGENLFAVHIGSTLRQVRARDDVTVVSARSRYWPFLAETVVKAPGIREFATWNLLLILRRCPT from the coding sequence GTGAAAGACCCCTCGTTTCGAAGATCTGTTGCCCTGTTCCGTGCCTTCCTCCGTGAACAGGACGATCCCGAGTACTGCTACTCGCTGCTCGCCCGTGACGCCGCCGACCAAGTCGAGGCGTATGACGGGCCCGTCGCCGGGCGTACCGTCCTGGACATCGGTGGGGGCAGTGGCTACTTCACCGAGGAGTTCCGGCGTCGCGGGGCCCAGGCCTATCTGTTCGAGCCGGACATGGCCGAGCTGGGTGAGAAGCCGCCCGGCGGTGCGGTGGTCGCCGACGGGTATCTGCTGCCCCTGCGGGACGGCATCGCGGATGTCACCTTCTCCTCCAACGTGCTGGAGCACGTGGCCGATCCGGAGACCTTTCTCAGTGAGCTGGCCCGGGTGACGCGCCCGGGCGGGCTGATCTATGTGTCGTTCACCAACTGGCTGTCGCCGTGGGGCGGGCACGAGTGGGCCCCGTGGCACTACTTCGGTGCCGAGCGGGCCCGGGCCCGCTATCTGCGGCGGACCGGCCGGCCCGCCAAGCACACGCTCGGCGAGAACCTGTTCGCGGTGCACATCGGCTCCACCCTGCGGCAGGTGCGTGCCCGCGACGACGTCACGGTCGTCTCGGCGCGCTCCCGCTACTGGCCCTTCCTCGCGGAGACCGTCGTCAAGGCGCCCGGGATCCGCGAGTTCGCCACCTGGAACCTCCTCCTCATTCTGCGGCGGTGTCCTACATGA
- a CDS encoding glycosyltransferase family 4 protein, translated as MPQHVPSRLRAASTSAQRALPALPPHPRRIVFLAHRDLDNPSAGGSELLVDKLADGLTRLGHQVTLLCGGPAAFRDYRVVSAGGPYGHYLRARSAFARQIGDCDLLVEVCNGMPYLAPLWHRGPTLCLVNHVHTDLWKMRFGGPLAPAARIGRRLEHWALTGARQGGLMVAVSPSTAHALRAIGVERDRIRVVHNGVEEPGPRAERSAEPLFVAVGRLVEYKRIDLLLRLWERVRPVTGGRLVIVGDGPERERLERLAGPGVEFTGYVSEAEKHRLLCAAWLLLHPSAVEGWGLVVTEAATRETPSVAFDVPGLKDSVVDGETGVLARGESSFAAAWCALALAGRERELMGKAARERAASYRWDRTVRQFRVVAAEAVRGWGP; from the coding sequence ATGCCCCAGCACGTACCGTCCCGGCTGCGCGCCGCCTCCACCAGTGCGCAGCGGGCCCTTCCGGCGCTCCCCCCACATCCGCGCCGGATCGTGTTCCTCGCCCATCGTGATCTGGACAACCCCTCCGCCGGCGGCTCCGAGCTGCTGGTCGACAAGCTCGCCGACGGGCTGACCCGGCTGGGTCACCAGGTGACCCTGCTGTGCGGAGGCCCCGCGGCCTTCCGTGACTACCGGGTCGTGTCGGCGGGCGGCCCCTACGGGCACTATCTGCGCGCCCGTTCCGCCTTCGCCCGCCAGATCGGCGACTGCGATCTGCTGGTCGAGGTGTGCAACGGCATGCCGTATCTGGCGCCGCTGTGGCATCGCGGTCCCACGCTGTGTCTGGTCAACCACGTCCATACGGATCTGTGGAAGATGCGCTTCGGCGGGCCGCTGGCCCCGGCGGCGCGCATCGGCCGAAGACTCGAGCACTGGGCGCTGACCGGTGCGCGGCAGGGCGGCCTGATGGTCGCCGTGTCCCCTTCGACGGCCCACGCGCTGCGGGCGATCGGGGTGGAGCGGGACCGGATCCGGGTCGTGCACAACGGGGTCGAGGAGCCGGGGCCGCGAGCCGAGCGCTCGGCGGAGCCGTTGTTCGTCGCCGTCGGGCGGCTCGTCGAGTACAAGCGGATCGATCTGCTGCTGCGGTTGTGGGAGCGGGTGCGGCCGGTGACCGGCGGGCGGTTGGTGATCGTCGGGGACGGGCCGGAGCGCGAACGGCTGGAGCGGCTGGCCGGGCCCGGTGTGGAGTTCACCGGGTATGTGTCCGAAGCCGAGAAGCATCGACTGCTGTGTGCGGCCTGGCTGTTGCTGCATCCCTCCGCCGTGGAGGGATGGGGGCTGGTCGTGACGGAGGCCGCGACGCGGGAGACGCCGAGTGTGGCCTTCGATGTGCCCGGGCTCAAGGACTCCGTGGTCGATGGTGAGACCGGGGTGCTCGCGCGGGGTGAGTCGTCGTTCGCCGCCGCGTGGTGTGCGCTGGCCCTGGCCGGGCGGGAGCGGGAGTTGATGGGGAAGGCGGCTCGGGAGCGGGCCGCTTCCTATCGGTGGGACCGTACGGTTCGGCAGTTCCGGGTGGTGGCCGCGGAGGCGGTGAGGGGCTGGGGGCCGTGA
- a CDS encoding DUF3068 domain-containing protein produces the protein MRRTTSPFSLVLLGLGTFLLVLAPLLAWYVQPRAAVNPIDIDTTAVYTGRGSVFDTDRIETVSGRKITVTQRVRGNVEASERSGNAVWDVITTVDTDKSLPAADPHDALDFTPHRWVMDRETTRPVHCCGEKPYIEGEAYLKFPFDVQKRSYQWWDNTLGDTVVLRYRGTAKVQGYTGYKFTGSVPPTRTGTRMVPGSLVDEPGRPQVLAEEWYSNHGFELIVDQATGRVIYAQTGPKRTLRAPGGKKDAAVLLDSRKVSFTTATQKEAVRQAKRDSRQLRMVGVTLPIGAAVTGFVLAVVGGLLVARGRKEPEQPVPSEKPDMPQPTLTM, from the coding sequence ATGCGCCGTACAACCTCTCCGTTTTCCCTGGTCCTGCTGGGTCTCGGCACGTTCCTGCTGGTGCTGGCGCCCCTGCTCGCCTGGTATGTGCAACCGCGTGCCGCGGTGAATCCGATCGACATCGACACGACCGCCGTCTACACCGGCCGGGGCAGCGTCTTCGACACTGACCGGATCGAGACGGTTTCCGGCCGGAAGATCACCGTGACGCAGCGGGTCCGGGGCAATGTCGAGGCCAGTGAACGCAGCGGCAACGCCGTCTGGGACGTGATCACCACGGTCGACACGGACAAGTCGCTGCCCGCCGCCGATCCGCACGACGCGCTGGACTTCACACCGCACCGCTGGGTGATGGACCGCGAGACGACCCGTCCGGTGCACTGCTGCGGCGAGAAGCCGTACATCGAGGGCGAGGCCTATCTGAAGTTCCCCTTCGACGTGCAGAAACGCTCCTACCAGTGGTGGGACAACACCCTCGGCGACACGGTCGTGCTGCGCTACCGGGGCACCGCGAAGGTCCAGGGCTACACCGGCTACAAGTTCACCGGATCGGTGCCGCCGACCAGGACCGGCACACGGATGGTGCCCGGCAGCCTCGTCGACGAGCCGGGCCGGCCGCAGGTGCTGGCCGAGGAGTGGTACTCCAACCACGGGTTCGAGCTGATCGTGGACCAGGCCACCGGCCGGGTGATCTACGCGCAGACCGGGCCGAAGCGGACCCTGCGGGCGCCGGGCGGGAAGAAGGACGCGGCGGTGCTGCTGGACAGCCGGAAGGTCTCCTTCACGACCGCGACGCAGAAGGAAGCGGTGCGGCAGGCGAAGCGGGACAGCCGCCAACTGCGGATGGTGGGCGTGACGTTGCCGATCGGGGCGGCGGTGACCGGTTTTGTGCTCGCGGTGGTGGGTGGGCTTCTCGTGGCGCGTGGGCGGAAGGAGCCGGAGCAGCCTGTTCCGTCCGAAAAGCCGGACATGCCCCAGCCCACCCTCACGATGTGA
- a CDS encoding PucR family transcriptional regulator, translated as MTAARTGTVTARSAWHDVPRFQVRRFAAIAMAEAPELAEEILREIQREYPHLPFVVDDSGEPMALVGIRRAIEVFVQHLEHSEGRPTVPPGVFQDFGRGEGLNGRSLDSLQAIYRMGVRLAWRRFADIGQRVEIPPPAMYELVDAGYEYLDGLVDQSVRGYAEAAARQAGERLRLQRRLMELLLVEHHRGDPSEALTERAARIGWPLPAKVAVGVLLRPAREAMAPAVGQGVLLDMEYEQPRMVVPDPGAAGRPELLHRALAGWSGAIGPPVPLADAAKSLRWAEAAVRLMERELLPSGEVLYCTEHTEALVLLQPEELIDDLALRCLAPLTHCGPTHGRRLAETLLAWLETRGGAPEVAARLGVHPQTVRYRLRQIRELWGDEIDDPDRRFELELVLRAQRLRGQLGAMRTRR; from the coding sequence GTGACGGCTGCCCGCACCGGAACCGTCACCGCACGCTCGGCCTGGCACGACGTACCGCGCTTCCAGGTACGCCGGTTCGCGGCGATCGCCATGGCCGAGGCGCCCGAGCTCGCCGAGGAGATCCTCCGCGAGATACAGCGCGAGTACCCCCATCTGCCGTTCGTCGTCGACGACTCGGGCGAGCCCATGGCCCTGGTCGGCATCCGCCGCGCCATCGAGGTCTTCGTGCAGCACCTGGAACACTCCGAGGGGCGGCCCACCGTCCCGCCCGGCGTCTTCCAGGACTTCGGCCGCGGCGAGGGCCTGAACGGCCGCTCCCTCGACTCCCTCCAGGCCATCTACCGCATGGGCGTACGCCTGGCCTGGCGCCGCTTCGCCGACATCGGCCAGCGCGTGGAGATCCCGCCCCCGGCGATGTACGAACTCGTCGACGCGGGCTACGAGTACCTGGACGGCCTCGTCGACCAGTCCGTACGCGGCTACGCCGAGGCCGCGGCCCGTCAGGCCGGTGAACGCCTGCGTCTGCAGCGCCGGTTGATGGAGCTTCTCCTCGTCGAGCACCATCGCGGCGACCCCTCCGAGGCCCTCACGGAACGCGCCGCCCGGATCGGCTGGCCCCTCCCGGCCAAGGTCGCCGTCGGCGTCCTGCTGCGTCCCGCCCGGGAGGCCATGGCCCCCGCGGTCGGCCAGGGTGTGCTGCTCGACATGGAGTACGAGCAGCCCCGCATGGTCGTGCCCGACCCGGGCGCGGCGGGCCGCCCCGAGCTGCTGCACCGGGCCCTGGCCGGCTGGTCCGGCGCGATCGGCCCGCCCGTACCGCTCGCCGACGCGGCGAAGTCACTGCGCTGGGCCGAGGCGGCGGTACGCCTGATGGAACGCGAGCTGCTCCCCTCGGGCGAGGTCCTCTACTGCACCGAGCACACCGAGGCGCTGGTCCTCCTCCAGCCGGAGGAACTGATCGACGACCTGGCCCTGCGCTGCCTGGCCCCCCTCACCCACTGCGGCCCCACCCACGGCCGCCGCCTCGCGGAAACGCTCCTCGCCTGGCTGGAGACCAGGGGCGGAGCCCCGGAGGTCGCGGCCCGCCTGGGCGTCCACCCCCAGACGGTCCGCTACCGCCTGCGCCAGATCCGCGAACTCTGGGGCGACGAGATCGACGACCCCGACCGCCGCTTCGAACTGGAACTGGTGCTGCGGGCCCAGCGGCTGCGGGGGCAGTTGGGGGCGATGCGCACCCGGCGATGA